The proteins below come from a single Dermatophilaceae bacterium Soc4.6 genomic window:
- a CDS encoding zinc-dependent metalloprotease codes for MSAQRDIRIVQDSRRDSTSPYVDWEFAKATGRRLSGAGPKVSRGEAAEVVASLREVATAAREPIAATSLLVSPGDAPEAVVVDRPGWIDANVESMRALMVPVIEKITAGSRDRAGSRAQPGALTAVGGKVTGGEAGALMAFMSGKVLGQYDLAPEGVPRLMLVAPNLVQVERELGVHPHDFRLWVAMHEETHRVQFTAVPWLREHLIDSSRTLTTDLAPTPDELSARLQGLAQRLPEAFRTGSRGLADAFLSPQQRAEVSRITAVMSLLEGHADVMMDEVGPQVIPTVAQIRERFQGRRNGVSGFDRVLRRLLGMEAKMRQYRDGAVFVRAVVADVGLEGFNAVWGSPQTLPTAAEIETPRRWVERVHGGTRAGVDPGAPAAPEAGA; via the coding sequence ATGAGCGCGCAGCGCGACATCAGGATCGTGCAGGACAGCAGGCGCGACAGCACCTCGCCCTACGTCGACTGGGAGTTCGCGAAGGCGACCGGCCGGCGGTTGTCGGGCGCGGGCCCGAAGGTCAGCCGGGGCGAGGCCGCCGAGGTGGTCGCCTCGCTGCGCGAGGTCGCGACGGCCGCCCGCGAGCCGATCGCCGCGACCTCCCTGCTGGTCAGCCCCGGCGACGCCCCCGAGGCCGTTGTCGTCGACCGGCCGGGCTGGATCGACGCCAACGTCGAGTCGATGCGCGCGCTCATGGTGCCCGTCATCGAGAAGATCACCGCTGGCAGCCGCGACCGCGCAGGCTCGCGCGCCCAGCCCGGCGCCCTCACCGCGGTCGGCGGCAAGGTCACCGGCGGCGAGGCCGGAGCCCTCATGGCATTCATGTCGGGCAAGGTCCTCGGGCAGTACGACCTCGCGCCCGAGGGGGTCCCGCGCCTGATGCTGGTGGCCCCGAACCTCGTCCAGGTCGAGCGCGAGCTCGGCGTCCACCCTCACGACTTCCGCCTCTGGGTGGCCATGCACGAGGAGACCCACCGGGTGCAGTTCACCGCCGTACCCTGGCTGCGCGAGCACCTCATCGACAGCTCCCGCACCCTCACCACCGACCTCGCGCCGACCCCCGACGAGCTGAGCGCCCGTCTCCAGGGCCTCGCGCAGCGGCTGCCGGAGGCCTTCCGCACGGGCAGCCGCGGCCTCGCCGACGCCTTTCTCTCGCCGCAGCAGCGGGCCGAGGTCTCGCGCATCACCGCCGTGATGTCCCTGCTCGAGGGTCACGCCGACGTGATGATGGACGAGGTCGGCCCGCAGGTCATCCCCACGGTCGCCCAGATCCGCGAGCGCTTCCAGGGGCGCCGCAACGGCGTCTCCGGATTCGACCGGGTGCTGCGCCGCCTGCTCGGGATGGAGGCCAAGATGCGGCAGTACCGCGACGGCGCGGTCTTCGTGCGCGCGGTCGTCGCCGACGTCGGTCTCGAGGGCTTCAACGCCGTGTGGGGATCGCCGCAGACCCTGCCGACCGCCGCCGAGATCGAGACCCCCCGCCGGTGGGTCGAGCGGGTGCACGGCGGGACGCGCGCCGGGGTAGACCCCGGTGCCCCGGCGGCACCGGAGGCCGGGGCGTGA
- the tilS gene encoding tRNA lysidine(34) synthetase TilS produces MSGPAPAVAATRVAVRSELSLLPAGSTVLVGCSGGPDSLALAAAVAFEADRAGLTAVGVVVDHGLQPGSSRVAQTAAAHCRELGLAQVEVVRVEVVPAAGGPEEAARLARFAALDEAADRHGAVAILLGHTRDDQAEQVLLGLARGSGSRSLSGMPRRRGLLVRPFIGVTRDETEAACAAYGVEPWQDPHNDDTSFTRVRARALLRELERELGPGVRAALARSAEMIREDADHLEDEARSLREAIGPTPWAVSTMLAVPRALRTRLWRILAVEAGSGAGQLSSAHVESLDALLTCWHGQGPLQLPGHVRASRSGDLVRIVALEPAAS; encoded by the coding sequence GTGAGCGGGCCCGCGCCCGCCGTCGCCGCGACCCGGGTGGCCGTCCGCTCCGAGCTGTCCCTGCTCCCCGCGGGCTCCACCGTGCTCGTCGGCTGCAGCGGGGGGCCCGACTCCCTCGCGCTCGCGGCCGCGGTCGCGTTCGAGGCCGACCGTGCGGGGCTGACAGCCGTGGGTGTCGTCGTCGACCACGGTCTGCAGCCCGGGTCGTCCCGGGTGGCGCAGACGGCTGCCGCTCACTGCCGCGAGCTGGGTCTGGCGCAGGTCGAGGTCGTGCGCGTCGAGGTCGTGCCGGCCGCCGGCGGGCCCGAGGAGGCCGCCCGCCTCGCCCGGTTCGCCGCCCTCGACGAGGCCGCCGACCGCCACGGCGCCGTCGCGATCCTGCTGGGCCACACCCGCGACGACCAGGCCGAGCAGGTGCTGCTCGGCCTCGCCCGCGGCTCGGGCTCCCGCTCCCTCTCCGGTATGCCGCGTCGTCGCGGCCTGCTCGTGCGTCCCTTCATCGGGGTGACGAGGGACGAGACGGAGGCGGCGTGCGCGGCCTACGGAGTCGAGCCGTGGCAGGACCCGCACAACGACGACACCAGCTTCACCCGGGTGCGCGCCCGGGCCCTGCTGCGCGAGCTCGAGCGCGAGCTCGGGCCCGGGGTGCGCGCAGCCCTCGCGCGCAGCGCCGAGATGATCCGCGAGGACGCCGACCACCTCGAGGACGAGGCCCGCTCGCTGCGCGAGGCCATCGGGCCGACGCCCTGGGCGGTGAGCACGATGCTTGCCGTGCCGCGCGCCCTGCGCACGCGGCTGTGGCGGATCCTCGCGGTCGAGGCCGGCTCCGGTGCCGGCCAGCTGTCGTCCGCCCACGTCGAGTCGCTCGACGCGCTGCTCACCTGCTGGCACGGCCAGGGGCCGCTCCAGCTGCCGGGGCACGTGCGGGCCTCCCGGTCGGGAGACCTGGTCAGGATCGTGGCCCTCGAGCCCGCGGCCTCGTAG
- the hpt gene encoding hypoxanthine phosphoribosyltransferase: MDAADMGADLKEVLLTQEQILARLDELAADIWRDYEGKDLLLVGVLKGAVMVMADLMRALPGTVPMDWMAVSSYGSGTKSSGVVRILKDLDGDISGRHVLIVEDIIDSGLTLSWIRSNLESRRPASVEICTLLRKPEVAKVDIDVKYVGFDLPNEFVVGYGLDYDERFRNLRCVGTLASSVYA; encoded by the coding sequence GTGGACGCCGCCGACATGGGAGCCGACCTCAAGGAGGTGCTCCTCACCCAGGAGCAGATCCTGGCCCGGCTCGACGAGCTCGCCGCCGACATCTGGCGCGACTACGAGGGCAAGGACCTGCTGCTGGTCGGGGTGCTCAAGGGGGCGGTGATGGTCATGGCCGACCTCATGCGCGCGCTGCCCGGCACCGTGCCGATGGACTGGATGGCGGTCTCCTCCTACGGCTCGGGCACCAAGAGCTCGGGCGTCGTGCGCATCCTCAAGGACCTCGACGGCGACATCTCGGGACGGCACGTGCTCATCGTCGAGGACATCATCGACTCGGGGCTCACGCTCAGCTGGATCCGCTCCAACCTCGAGTCGCGCCGACCGGCGTCGGTCGAGATCTGCACGCTGCTGCGCAAGCCCGAGGTGGCCAAGGTCGACATCGACGTGAAGTACGTCGGTTTCGACCTGCCCAACGAGTTCGTCGTGGGCTACGGGCTCGACTACGACGAGCGCTTCCGCAACCTGCGGTGCGTCGGCACGCTGGCCTCCTCGGTCTACGCCTGA
- the ftsH gene encoding ATP-dependent zinc metalloprotease FtsH: MDFKRIVRPPFVVIILLVIAVVVALNLAGGDGYKRIDTSKALTLISEGKVASATLLNNERVELTLTAPYTDADVKDATQVYAYYVDARGTEIVDALNKVAPKNGFTDQIDQPSWFGSLLFSIVPILIILGLFWFLMGQMQGGGNRVMQFGKSRAKLASKDSPKVTFADVAGCDEAVEELHEIKEFLQEPAKFLAVGAKIPKGVLLYGQPGTGKTLLARAVAGEAGVPFYSISGSDFVEMFVGVGASRVRDLFEQAKANAPAIVFVDEIDAVGRHRGAGMGGGHDEREQTLNQLLVEMDGFDVKTNVILIAATNRPDILDPALLRPGRFDRQIAVEAPDMLGRHRILEVHSQGKPMAPDVDLLAVARRTPGFTGADLANVLNEAALLTARSSRKIIDDASLDEAIDRVIAGPQKRTRIMSAKERKITAYHEGGHALVAAAMNHTDPVTKVTILPRGRALGYTMVMPQDDKYSTTRNEILDQLAYALGGRVAEEMVFHDPTTGAANDIEKATAMARKMVTEYGMSERVGAIKLGAGSGEVFLGRDMGHQRDYSEEIAGIVDEEVRKLIENAHDEAWHVINDNRDVLDKLVLDLLEKETLNAKELAAIFTQLTKRPLRPTWLSSESRLLSDRPPVLTPAEQAAHGSLNGSVSFAKEAVLSGAGSRNGYGQVPQAAGNDPDMGRRIDAAANAGAHPLAEEEPRTQVIEVPDGGQVDPSEGR; encoded by the coding sequence ATGGACTTCAAGCGCATCGTTCGCCCCCCCTTCGTGGTGATCATCCTCTTGGTGATCGCCGTGGTCGTCGCCCTCAACCTCGCGGGCGGCGACGGCTACAAGCGCATCGACACCTCGAAGGCCTTGACGCTCATCAGCGAGGGCAAGGTCGCCTCGGCGACGCTGCTCAACAACGAGCGGGTCGAGCTGACCCTCACGGCGCCCTACACCGACGCCGACGTCAAGGACGCGACCCAGGTCTACGCCTACTACGTCGACGCCCGCGGCACCGAGATCGTCGACGCCCTCAACAAGGTGGCACCCAAGAACGGCTTCACCGACCAGATCGACCAGCCCAGCTGGTTCGGCTCGCTGCTCTTCAGCATCGTGCCGATCCTGATCATCCTCGGCCTCTTCTGGTTCCTCATGGGCCAGATGCAGGGCGGTGGCAACCGGGTCATGCAGTTCGGCAAGTCGCGCGCCAAGCTGGCGAGCAAGGACAGCCCCAAGGTGACCTTCGCCGACGTCGCCGGCTGCGACGAGGCGGTCGAGGAGCTGCACGAGATCAAGGAGTTCCTCCAGGAGCCGGCGAAGTTCCTCGCCGTGGGCGCCAAGATCCCCAAGGGCGTCCTGCTCTACGGCCAGCCGGGCACCGGTAAGACGCTGCTGGCCCGCGCGGTCGCCGGCGAGGCCGGAGTGCCGTTCTACTCCATCTCCGGCTCCGACTTCGTCGAGATGTTCGTCGGTGTCGGTGCGTCACGCGTGCGCGACCTCTTCGAGCAGGCCAAGGCCAACGCCCCCGCCATCGTCTTCGTCGACGAGATCGACGCCGTCGGTCGCCACCGCGGCGCGGGCATGGGGGGTGGGCACGACGAGCGCGAGCAGACCCTCAACCAGCTGCTGGTCGAGATGGACGGCTTCGACGTCAAGACCAACGTCATCCTCATCGCGGCGACCAACCGCCCCGACATCCTCGATCCCGCCCTGCTGCGTCCTGGTCGCTTCGACCGGCAGATCGCCGTCGAGGCGCCCGACATGCTCGGCCGCCACCGCATCCTCGAGGTGCACTCGCAGGGCAAGCCGATGGCCCCCGACGTCGACCTGCTGGCCGTGGCTCGTCGCACGCCCGGCTTCACCGGTGCCGACCTCGCCAACGTGCTCAACGAGGCGGCGCTCCTCACGGCTCGCAGCAGCCGCAAGATCATCGACGACGCGTCGCTCGACGAGGCCATCGACCGGGTGATCGCCGGGCCGCAGAAGCGCACGCGCATCATGTCGGCCAAGGAGCGCAAGATCACCGCCTACCACGAGGGTGGGCACGCCCTCGTCGCGGCCGCGATGAACCACACCGACCCGGTCACCAAGGTGACCATCCTGCCTCGCGGCCGCGCGCTGGGCTACACGATGGTGATGCCGCAGGACGACAAGTACTCCACCACCCGCAACGAGATCCTCGACCAGCTCGCCTACGCCCTCGGTGGCCGGGTGGCCGAGGAGATGGTCTTCCACGACCCGACGACGGGTGCGGCCAACGACATCGAGAAGGCCACGGCGATGGCCCGCAAGATGGTCACGGAGTACGGCATGTCCGAGCGGGTCGGTGCCATCAAGCTCGGTGCGGGCTCCGGTGAGGTCTTCCTCGGCCGCGACATGGGTCACCAGCGCGACTACTCCGAGGAGATCGCCGGCATCGTCGACGAGGAGGTGCGCAAGCTCATCGAGAACGCCCACGACGAGGCCTGGCACGTCATCAACGACAACCGCGACGTGCTCGACAAGCTGGTGCTCGACCTGTTGGAGAAGGAGACGCTCAACGCCAAGGAGCTGGCCGCGATCTTCACCCAGCTGACCAAGCGCCCGCTGCGTCCGACCTGGCTCTCGAGCGAGTCCCGGCTGCTCAGCGACCGCCCACCGGTGCTGACGCCGGCCGAGCAGGCCGCCCACGGGTCGCTGAACGGCAGCGTGTCCTTCGCCAAGGAGGCCGTGCTCAGCGGAGCCGGGTCCCGCAACGGCTACGGCCAGGTCCCGCAGGCGGCGGGCAACGACCCCGACATGGGTCGCCGCATCGATGCGGCCGCCAACGCCGGGGCCCACCCCCTCGCCGAGGAGGAGCCGCGCACGCAGGTCATCGAGGTGCCTGACGGCGGTCAGGTCGACCCGTCCGAGGGTCGCTGA
- the folE gene encoding GTP cyclohydrolase I FolE: MPVDLDRAAAAVRELLIAVGEDPDREGLLETPVRVARACAETFAGLDQSPAQVLGTTFAIDHQELVIVRDIELYSTCEHHLVPFHGVAHVGYIPARDGRVTGLSKIARLVDVFARRPQVQERLTTQVADALVEHLDVQGVIVVIECEHLCMSMRGVRKPGSRTITSAVRGQLRDATTRAEAMSLLRGGRP; encoded by the coding sequence GTGCCGGTCGACCTCGACCGCGCCGCGGCGGCGGTCCGTGAGCTGCTGATCGCGGTCGGGGAGGACCCCGACCGCGAGGGTCTGCTCGAGACGCCCGTTCGGGTCGCCCGGGCCTGCGCCGAGACCTTCGCCGGGCTCGACCAGAGCCCGGCGCAGGTGCTCGGCACGACCTTCGCCATCGACCACCAGGAGCTGGTGATCGTGCGTGACATCGAGCTCTACAGCACGTGCGAGCACCACCTCGTGCCCTTTCACGGGGTCGCCCACGTCGGCTACATCCCCGCGCGGGACGGTCGGGTGACGGGCCTGTCGAAGATCGCCCGGCTGGTCGACGTCTTCGCGCGCCGACCGCAGGTGCAGGAGCGGCTGACCACCCAGGTGGCCGACGCCCTCGTCGAGCACCTCGACGTGCAGGGCGTCATCGTCGTGATCGAGTGCGAGCACCTGTGCATGTCGATGCGGGGGGTGCGAAAGCCGGGGTCCCGCACGATCACCTCCGCCGTCCGCGGTCAGCTCCGAGACGCCACCACCCGCGCCGAGGCGATGTCGCTGCTGCGCGGGGGTCGGCCCTGA
- a CDS encoding phosphatidylglycerol lysyltransferase domain-containing protein: MKARTTSSDSPVGGGGSVGGTPGSAPSGRPGGSVAAPSPADLRARAPRLLGLLTYAVGLLDLLGALARVQRPRLAVAEVLPGVVTVSVAASVLTGVLLLALGHGLRRRKRRAWRAVVGLLAVSTLAALVRFSPLHVVVPLTLLVVLLVRRDDFRAASDPQSRWRAVRVALTLVVVDLVVGLGLVYAASRGEVGGAPTLLDALGESLFGLIGLDGPLTFRDDRTGDLVGTALAALGLLTLAATASVVLRASEPRGELSPTDEGRMRPLLATDGDSLGYFALRADKSLVWSPSGRAAIAYRVVGGVMLASGDPVGPRDAWPEVMAAFAARAAEHAWTVAVLGCSEDAGEVWARETGLAALELGDEAVLHTGDFSLDGRAMRNVRQMVSRIRRKGYGTQVHRVRDLDDDLRATVLADAAAWRESETERGFSMALGRVADPRDPDAVLVTAWEGGRVRAMLQLVPWGRDGLSLDVMRRDADAAPGVNELMIEAVMQQAAALGVGRVSLNFAAFRSVFERGERLGAGPLLRLRRSALIVASRWFQIESLYRFNAKFQPEWISRYLLYPSAADLPRVSLAVLEAEAFLVWPTWRRLREGQA; encoded by the coding sequence GTGAAGGCCCGGACGACCAGCAGCGACTCCCCCGTGGGTGGGGGTGGCTCTGTCGGCGGCACCCCCGGGTCAGCCCCATCCGGCAGACCTGGCGGTTCCGTCGCGGCCCCCAGCCCGGCCGACCTGCGGGCCCGCGCCCCGCGCCTGCTCGGTCTCCTGACGTATGCCGTAGGGCTCCTCGACCTGCTTGGCGCGCTCGCGAGGGTGCAGCGTCCACGGCTCGCCGTGGCCGAGGTCCTGCCGGGGGTCGTGACCGTCTCGGTGGCCGCGTCGGTCCTCACCGGGGTCCTGCTGCTCGCGCTCGGGCACGGGCTGCGACGGCGCAAGCGACGAGCCTGGCGGGCGGTGGTGGGCCTGCTGGCCGTCAGCACCCTGGCCGCGCTGGTGCGCTTCAGCCCGCTGCACGTCGTCGTGCCGCTGACCCTGCTGGTCGTGCTGCTGGTGCGCCGTGACGACTTCCGCGCCGCCAGCGACCCGCAGAGCCGGTGGCGTGCGGTCAGGGTGGCCCTGACCCTGGTGGTCGTCGACCTCGTCGTCGGTCTCGGGCTGGTCTACGCGGCGTCGCGCGGCGAGGTCGGCGGGGCTCCGACGCTCCTCGACGCACTCGGTGAGTCCCTCTTCGGTCTCATCGGTCTCGACGGCCCCCTCACCTTCCGGGACGACCGCACGGGCGACCTGGTCGGGACCGCCCTGGCGGCCCTGGGCCTGCTCACGCTGGCGGCGACGGCCTCCGTCGTCCTGCGTGCGTCCGAGCCACGCGGTGAGCTGAGCCCCACCGACGAGGGGCGGATGCGGCCCCTGCTCGCGACCGACGGTGACTCGCTCGGCTACTTCGCGCTGCGCGCCGACAAGAGTCTGGTCTGGTCACCGTCCGGGCGGGCGGCCATCGCCTACCGCGTGGTCGGCGGGGTGATGCTGGCCAGTGGTGACCCGGTCGGCCCGCGGGACGCGTGGCCCGAGGTCATGGCGGCCTTCGCCGCGCGTGCGGCTGAGCACGCGTGGACCGTGGCGGTCCTGGGCTGCTCCGAGGACGCCGGCGAGGTGTGGGCCCGCGAGACGGGCCTGGCCGCCCTCGAGCTGGGGGACGAGGCGGTGCTCCATACCGGCGACTTCAGCCTCGACGGGCGGGCCATGCGCAACGTGCGCCAGATGGTGTCGCGCATCAGGCGGAAGGGCTATGGGACCCAGGTCCACCGGGTGCGCGACCTCGACGACGACCTGCGGGCGACGGTGCTGGCCGACGCCGCGGCCTGGCGCGAGAGCGAGACCGAGCGCGGCTTCAGCATGGCTCTCGGGCGCGTCGCCGACCCCCGGGACCCCGACGCGGTGCTCGTGACGGCGTGGGAAGGTGGTCGGGTGCGGGCGATGTTGCAGCTGGTGCCCTGGGGGCGGGACGGGCTGTCCCTCGACGTGATGAGGCGCGACGCCGACGCGGCGCCGGGAGTCAACGAGCTGATGATCGAGGCGGTCATGCAGCAGGCGGCGGCGCTCGGCGTGGGGCGGGTCTCGCTCAACTTCGCCGCCTTCCGCTCGGTCTTCGAGCGGGGCGAGCGGCTCGGCGCGGGGCCGCTGCTGCGGCTGCGCCGGTCGGCGCTCATCGTCGCCTCGCGGTGGTTCCAGATCGAGAGCCTCTACCGCTTCAACGCGAAGTTCCAGCCTGAGTGGATCAGCCGCTACCTGCTCTACCCGAGCGCGGCCGACCTGCCGCGGGTCTCGCTGGCCGTCCTCGAGGCCGAGGCCTTCCTCGTCTGGCCGACCTGGCGCCGGCTGCGGGAGGGACAGGCGTGA
- the folP gene encoding dihydropteroate synthase codes for MGVVNVTPDSFSDGGEWFETDAAIRHGREVRADGADVVDVGGESTRPGAERPSVDEELRRVIPVVRTLASEGAFVSIDTMRAEVAEQALGNGAAMVNDVSGGLADTEMAPLVASWGCPFVAMHWRGHSVDMQARAAYDDVVSDVCHELAQRRDALLESGIRPSQLVLDPGLGFAKDADHNWALLAHLESLLGLGHPVLFGASRKTFLGRVGVLPGAPTRPPAERDAATAATSLLAAMAGVWGVRVHDVRSTRDALAVLEATTAHRRAGDQP; via the coding sequence ATGGGCGTCGTCAACGTCACCCCTGACTCCTTCAGCGACGGCGGCGAGTGGTTCGAGACCGACGCGGCGATCCGTCACGGCCGGGAGGTGCGCGCCGACGGAGCCGACGTCGTCGACGTCGGGGGGGAGTCCACCCGTCCCGGCGCCGAGCGCCCGTCGGTCGACGAGGAGCTGCGTCGCGTGATCCCGGTGGTGCGCACCCTGGCGTCCGAGGGCGCGTTCGTCTCCATCGACACCATGCGCGCCGAGGTGGCCGAGCAGGCGCTGGGCAACGGCGCCGCGATGGTCAACGACGTCAGCGGTGGCCTCGCCGACACCGAGATGGCACCGCTGGTCGCCAGCTGGGGCTGCCCGTTCGTCGCGATGCACTGGCGCGGCCACAGTGTCGACATGCAGGCGCGAGCCGCCTACGACGACGTCGTCTCCGACGTGTGCCACGAGCTGGCGCAGCGCCGGGATGCGTTGCTGGAGAGCGGCATCCGCCCGTCGCAGCTCGTCCTCGACCCGGGGCTCGGCTTCGCCAAGGACGCCGACCACAACTGGGCCCTCCTCGCGCACCTCGAGTCGCTGCTGGGCCTGGGCCACCCCGTCCTCTTCGGCGCCTCCCGCAAGACCTTCCTCGGGCGGGTGGGGGTGCTGCCGGGGGCACCGACCCGCCCACCGGCCGAGCGCGACGCCGCGACGGCCGCGACCAGCCTGCTGGCCGCGATGGCCGGCGTCTGGGGGGTGCGGGTGCACGACGTCCGGTCGACGCGCGACGCGCTGGCGGTGCTCGAGGCGACCACGGCCCATCGACGAGCAGGAGACCAGCCATGA
- the folK gene encoding 2-amino-4-hydroxy-6-hydroxymethyldihydropteridine diphosphokinase has product MSSERRAVSGTDRILLAGVEAVGHHGVLAFEREQGQPFVVDVVLELDLGPAGRSDDLGQTVSYAEVADDVVARLTGPPFDLIERLAEVIADDALARPLVDAVEVTVHKPQAPVGQPFTDVAVHVRRERGVPVVVALGANLGDARATLESAVTQIAGLHGVRVSAVSPLVETDPVGGPEQPVYLNAVLLANSTLEPSRLLEALQAIEAAHGRTREIRWGARTLDLDLIQVGRPGSGAEVRLDTPALSVPHPRAHERAFVLVPWVAADGEAVARDGDGGIRRVVDLSADLREPGAADDPSVRPGPSWSPTW; this is encoded by the coding sequence ATGAGCAGCGAACGACGAGCGGTGTCGGGCACCGACCGCATCCTCCTCGCGGGGGTCGAGGCGGTCGGTCACCACGGCGTGCTCGCCTTCGAGAGGGAGCAGGGCCAGCCCTTCGTCGTCGACGTCGTCCTCGAGCTCGACCTCGGCCCGGCGGGGCGCAGCGACGACCTCGGGCAGACGGTGTCGTATGCCGAGGTCGCCGACGACGTCGTGGCTCGCCTCACCGGGCCCCCCTTCGACCTGATCGAGCGCCTGGCCGAGGTGATCGCCGACGACGCGCTCGCGCGGCCGCTGGTCGACGCGGTCGAGGTCACCGTGCACAAGCCGCAGGCGCCGGTCGGGCAGCCGTTCACCGACGTCGCTGTGCACGTGCGCCGTGAGCGGGGAGTGCCGGTGGTCGTCGCGCTCGGAGCCAACCTCGGTGACGCCCGGGCCACGCTCGAGTCGGCGGTCACCCAGATCGCGGGGCTGCACGGGGTGCGGGTGAGCGCCGTGTCACCGCTGGTCGAGACCGATCCCGTCGGAGGGCCGGAGCAGCCGGTCTACCTCAATGCCGTGCTGCTGGCCAACTCGACCCTGGAGCCGAGCAGGCTGCTCGAGGCACTGCAGGCGATCGAGGCGGCCCACGGGCGAACGCGTGAGATTCGTTGGGGCGCAAGGACCCTCGACCTCGACCTGATTCAGGTCGGCCGTCCTGGGTCGGGAGCCGAGGTGCGCCTCGACACGCCTGCGCTCAGCGTGCCCCATCCGCGTGCGCACGAACGTGCCTTCGTGCTCGTGCCGTGGGTAGCGGCCGACGGTGAGGCGGTGGCGCGTGACGGGGACGGCGGCATACGCCGGGTCGTCGACCTGTCGGCCGACCTGCGTGAGCCGGGAGCGGCCGACGACCCGAGCGTGCGCCCCGGCCCCTCGTGGAGCCCCACGTGGTGA
- a CDS encoding DUF3180 domain-containing protein, translated as MVTPPHGVRLRLLLAVAIVVGVVSWVGLALWAMGGRALPPVSWAALPILLAVAIGLVLAGRPVQRLVAGTATRRVHPLYAARVIALAQAAALTGAVGLGWYAAQVVRLLPDSDIPSQQQDILRLVFLGVGAVLVSGAGLLVQRWCRVDDDRGDRGSPERE; from the coding sequence GTGGTGACCCCTCCTCACGGCGTGCGGCTGCGGCTGCTGCTGGCGGTCGCGATCGTCGTGGGCGTGGTGAGCTGGGTCGGGCTGGCGCTGTGGGCGATGGGCGGTCGCGCCCTGCCACCGGTGTCGTGGGCGGCCCTGCCGATCCTGCTCGCGGTGGCCATCGGCCTGGTGCTCGCGGGCCGACCGGTGCAGCGGCTGGTCGCCGGCACGGCGACCAGGCGCGTGCACCCCCTGTATGCCGCCCGGGTCATCGCGCTCGCGCAGGCCGCGGCCCTCACGGGTGCGGTGGGTCTGGGCTGGTATGCCGCGCAGGTCGTGCGGCTGCTTCCCGACTCCGACATCCCCTCGCAGCAGCAGGACATCCTGCGACTGGTCTTCCTCGGCGTCGGCGCGGTGCTCGTCTCCGGGGCGGGGCTGCTGGTGCAACGGTGGTGCCGGGTCGACGACGACCGGGGCGACCGGGGGTCTCCCGAGCGGGAGTGA
- a CDS encoding CoA transferase has translation MPSAPSSGTSSSSTPGALEGLRVLDFSTVVMGPFATQILGDLGADVIKVEPPTGDLSRRTHPQVHEGMGVLALNVNRNKRSVALDLKSEAGLEAFLDLVRTADVLVTNMRPGALTRLGVGYDELAAVNPRLVYARAQGFRSDSDRADHAAYDEIVQAASGVADLMRRATGTPTYVPTIMADKVCALTLAYSVLAAVIHQRATGEGQEVEVPMTDTMLAFTLVEHLSGHTFEPSRGPIGFNRSMVPDHRAVATADGWACILPYNARNIADFFTAAGRPEVATDPRFADPGALATHYGELYALVAQVAPERTTAAWQELCAAHSIPFAPVLELDDAETDPYVVGGGLLDVREHPTEGAYRSIGFPVRLSRTPGTVRSDCPQIGGDTEEVLREIGRSDAQIAALIASGAAARPRPVTAPRAASTPEVR, from the coding sequence ATGCCCAGCGCCCCGTCGAGCGGCACATCGTCGAGCAGCACCCCCGGAGCACTCGAGGGGCTGCGGGTCCTCGACTTCTCGACGGTCGTCATGGGCCCCTTTGCGACCCAGATCCTCGGCGACCTCGGCGCCGACGTGATCAAGGTCGAGCCGCCCACCGGCGACCTCTCGCGCCGCACCCACCCACAGGTGCACGAGGGCATGGGGGTGCTCGCCCTCAACGTCAACCGCAACAAGCGCAGCGTGGCCCTCGACCTCAAGAGCGAGGCCGGGCTCGAGGCGTTCCTCGACCTCGTGCGGACGGCCGACGTGCTGGTCACCAACATGCGACCGGGGGCGCTGACGCGCCTCGGCGTCGGCTACGACGAGCTGGCTGCGGTCAACCCACGGCTGGTCTATGCCCGCGCCCAGGGCTTCCGCAGCGACTCCGACCGGGCCGACCACGCGGCCTACGACGAGATCGTGCAGGCTGCGTCCGGCGTGGCCGACCTCATGCGCCGGGCCACCGGCACCCCGACCTACGTGCCCACGATCATGGCCGACAAGGTCTGTGCGCTGACGCTGGCCTACTCCGTGCTCGCCGCGGTGATCCACCAGCGCGCGACCGGCGAGGGTCAGGAGGTGGAGGTGCCGATGACCGACACCATGCTCGCGTTCACCCTGGTCGAGCACCTCTCGGGCCACACCTTCGAGCCCTCTCGCGGCCCGATCGGCTTCAACCGCTCGATGGTGCCCGACCACCGGGCCGTCGCCACCGCCGACGGGTGGGCCTGCATCCTGCCCTACAACGCGCGCAACATCGCCGACTTCTTCACCGCCGCAGGCCGACCCGAGGTGGCGACCGACCCGCGCTTCGCCGACCCCGGCGCCCTCGCCACGCACTACGGCGAGCTCTACGCGCTGGTGGCGCAGGTGGCGCCCGAGCGCACGACGGCCGCCTGGCAGGAGCTGTGCGCCGCCCACTCCATCCCCTTCGCGCCCGTGCTCGAGCTCGACGACGCCGAGACCGACCCCTATGTGGTCGGCGGTGGCCTGCTCGACGTGCGCGAGCACCCGACCGAGGGCGCCTACCGCAGCATCGGCTTCCCCGTGCGGCTCTCGCGCACCCCGGGCACCGTGCGCAGCGACTGCCCGCAGATCGGCGGCGACACCGAGGAGGTGCTGCGCGAGATCGGGCGCAGCGACGCGCAGATCGCCGCGCTCATCGCGTCGGGCGCAGCGGCACGTCCGCGCCCGGTGACCGCACCGCGAGCCGCGTCGACACCGGAGGTCCGATGA